One Ascaphus truei isolate aAscTru1 chromosome 22, aAscTru1.hap1, whole genome shotgun sequence DNA segment encodes these proteins:
- the LOC142472734 gene encoding uncharacterized protein LOC142472734 has translation MDKIELCSDLEEFFRRLRFKEFFHNRHNQDYANTAEGEPLHMSREKQTSNWIPQTGRNPTLDRYIESFSHSAKTTILYKVRKQTYNLTLMERRALESLKANHNITIKPADKGGAVVIMNTTDYLREAHRQLSDSKYYTQLQEDPTKKYMRELNRIIKTLPIRTREQILDLITANPKPDTFYMLPKIHKEGNPGRPIISGSGTLTENISGWEEGILKPLVRNTPSYIQDTTNLLNKLNAIGPLPTGTLLATMDVGSLYTNIPHEDGISACRYFLGPQEPLTETVTKCIEFILTHNYFTFGNDTYLQTTGTAMGTLMAPQYANLFCAKLES, from the coding sequence atggacaagattgagctgtgcagtgacctggaagaattcttcagaaggctgcgttttaaggagttcttccacaacagacacaaccaagattatgccaacactgcagaaggagagccgctgcacatgagcagggagaagcaaacatccaactggatcccacaaactgggcgcaaccccacattggaccggtacattgaaagcttcagtcacagcgccaaaaccaccatcctgtacaaagtaaggaaacaaacatataatctgacactgatggagaggagagcactagaatcgctaaaggccaaccacaacataacaatcaaacctgcggacaagggaggagcagtggtcataatgaataccacagactacctgcgggaagcacacaggcaactctctgattcaaagtattacacccaactgcaggaggatccaactaaaaaatacatgcgagaactcaacaggatcattaaaacactcccgatccgcacaagagaacaaattctggacctgataacagctaacccaaaacctgacacattctacatgctccctaaaattcacaaagagggtaaccctgggcgccctattatctctggatctggcacacttaccgagaatatttctggctgggaggagggcattctaaaaccacttgtcaggaacacacccagctatatccaggataccaccaacctgctaaacaaactgaatgccattggccccctcccaacaggaacactactagcaactatggatgtagggtcactttatacaaacatcccccacgaggatgggatttcagcctgcagatactttctgggaccgcaggagccactcacagagacagtgactaaatgcatcgaatttattctgacccataactacttcacatttggaaatgacacatacctccagacaaccgggaccgctatgggtactctgatggcgccacagtatgccaatctgttctgcgcaaaactggaaagttag